In the genome of Massilia sp. UMI-21, the window GCTTCGTGTTCGCGCCCGACCGGATCACCGGCATGCGCGAACTGGCGGAGAACACCCGGAAGGACCTGGTGGTGGCCTCCGGCGAGCCGACCTACAACTTCGAGACCGACATCGAATTCCTGCAGGCGCTGCCGCTGGCCGAGGGCCTGGATGCGCGCATCAACTTCTACCATCCGGGCGGCCCGGCGCCGCAGCGCTACAGCTTCCGCGTCACCGGCTCGGCCGCCATCGCAGGCCCGGGCGGCCCGGTCGACTGCTGGGTGGTCAAGACCGACTACAACCGTCCGGGCAGCGAATCGACCTTCTGGTTCGCCAAGGGCAGCCAGCTGATGCTGCGCCAGGAAAGCCCGCTGCCGGACGGGCGCGTGATGGTGAAGACCCTGATCGACTGACAGCGCGCGCAGGCGGCGCTCCCCGTGAGCGGCGCCACGTCGAACGCCACCACTACCTTCACCAGCTCAGCGCGCGCGCCGGTAGTGCATGGCGACGGCGCCGTTGGAGAGTGGCGTGGCCGAGACGAGCTCGAGCCGTCGGGTGCCGTGCAGGCCGCTTTCGTACAGGGTCGGGCCGTGGCCGGCAATCCGGGGGTGGATGAGGAACTGGTACTCGTCGATCAGCTCCAGCCGCTCCAGCTCGGCCGCGAGCTTGCCGCTGCCGAGGAGCAGGCCCTTCGGGGTCGCGTCCTTGAGCCTTTGTATGCCCGTACGAAGCTCGCCGGCGATGTGGTGGCTGTGGGTCCAGGGGAAGTCGGTGCGTGTCGAGGAAACCACGTACTTTGGCTTGGCTTCCAGCCTGAGCGCCCACTCGCGCATCGCCGGCGCTGCCTGCACGGCGCCGCAGGCGACCCCTGGCCAGTAGCTCTCCATCATTTCGTAGGTCACACGGCCCCATAGCATTGCCCCGGCCTGGTCCATGAGGCGGGTGAAGAAAGCGTGCGTCTCGTCGTCGGCGATTCCTTCCCGATGGTCGAGGCAGCCGTCCAGGGTCAGGTTGATGCTGAAGATTAAGCGTCCCACAGTGTCCTCCGTTCGCGCGTGGCAGGCATCGTTTTCAATCCAGCGGCACGCTCCGGTACCGGTTCACATCCGGCACCGCCACCGGCGGCGCCGCATTGCCCCAGCTGGCGCGCACGTAGGTCAGCACCGCCGCCACCTGCGCATCGTTCAGCTCGTGGCTGAAGGGCGGCATGCCGTAGGGCCGCGGATTGCCCGCGGTGCCAGGCGGGAAGCCGCCGTTGAGCACCATCCGGATCGCGTTCACTGGCGGGCTCAAGCTGACCGCGCGGTTGCCGGCCAGCGGCGGGTAGGCCGGCGCTTTGCCCTTGCCGTCGGCGCCGTGGCAGTCCACGCAGTAGGCGCCATACAGGCGGCGTCCCTCGGCCAGCAAGGGCTCGCTGGCGCGCTCGCCGCTTTCCCGGACCGGCGCCTCGGTCGCGGGCAGCGACTTCAGGTAGGTCGCCATCGCCCCCAGGTCGGCCCGGGTCAGGTGCTGCAGGCTGCGCGCCACCACCTCGGCCATCGGCCCGGTGGCCGCGCCGCGCGGCGAGACGCCGGTGCCGAGCAGCGCCACGATGTGTTCCCGGTCCCAGTCGCCCACCCCGGCTTCGCCGCCGGCGGTGAGCGAGGGTGCGTACCAGCCGCTGGTCGGCATCAGGCCGCCCGACAGCGCCTCGCCTGTCGCTCCCAGCCGATTCCGGCTGCTGTGGCATGCGCTGCAGTGGCCGAGGCCCTCGACCAGGTAGGCGCCGCGGTTCCATTCGGCGCCGCGCGCCGGCTGCGGCGTGAAGCCGGCCGGCCTGAAGTAGAGCAGGCGCCAGCCCGCCAGCAGCGCCTGCTGGTTGTAGGGGAAGTCGAGTTCGTGCGCCTTGTTCGGCTGGCGCCGGGGAGGCAGGCTGCGCAGGTAGGCGAACAGGGCGTCGGCATCGGTGCGCGCGACCCTGGTGTAGTTCGGGTAGGGGAAGGCCGGATACAGCAGGCGGCCGTCGCGCGATTTGCCGTTGTGCAGGGCGTTCCAGAAGTCGTCGGCGGACCACCGGCCGATGCCGGTGTCGGGGTCCGGCGTCAGGTTGGGGCCGTACAGGCGCCCGAACGGCGTGTCGAGTGCGCGTCCGCCCGCGTATTCGGCGCCGCCGCGCGCGGTGTGGCAGGCGACGCAGTCGCCGGCGCGTGCCAGGTAGGCGCCGCGCGCGATGTTTTCGGGTGTCGCGGCCCAGGCCTGGGGTGAGGTGGAAGGCACGAACTCTTCGCGCGGCCAGGCGACGGCGATGGCAAGCGCGGCAAGCGAGACCAGCGCGACCAGCGCCAGGGCGAGCTTCTTCATGGCTGCTCCGGGGCGCTGCCGCAGGCCAGGGGCAGGGGGCGTGCGATCGAGGCCGCCGGGCGCGGATCGGACGGCACCGGCTGGGCGGCGAGCCAGCTCGCGACGGCGTTCACCTCGTCCAGCGACAGGCGCGCCGTGATCTGCGCCATGCAGTCGGGCGCGTGGGCGCGGCGCGCCTTGTTGCGCCAGGCGCCGAATTGCGCGTTGACGTAGTCGCGCGGCAGGCCGAGCAGGCCGGGAATCGTCGGTTCGACGCCGGTCAGGCGCTGGCCGTGACAGGCGACGCAAGCAGGGATCTTGCGCGCGCCGTCGCCGTTCATCACGATGTGGCGTCCGCGCTCGAGCACCTGGGGCGATACCGTCGGGGCGGCGGCGGCATGGGCGGCGGGCGGCTGGGCCGCGAAATGGCCGGCGATCTCGCGCAGGTAGGCGTCCGGCAGGTGCTCGACCAGGTAGGTCATGAGCGGATACTGGCGCCGGCCTTCACGAAAGTTCAGCAGCTGGTTGTACAGGTAGCCGGCCGGCTTGCCCTGGAGGCGCGGGAAGTAGCTGTCGTTGACCGGATCGCCGCGCGCGTCGACGCGGGCATGGCAGGAGGCGCAGGCGAGCAGGCGCTGGGCCAGCGTGTCCGGCGGGCCCTGGGGGGCGGCGGCAGCCGGCGGCGTCGCGGCGAACAGCATCGCGGCGACCAGCATCGCAGCGAAGGGCATCGCGGCGAACGGCGTGGGGCGCGGAAGCGTGAGTGGTCCGATCATGGATGAACCCGGCAGTAGGAATGCTGGAATGATAACGCGTAGCGCGCCTTGCCGGTTCGCCCGCTTGTTATAATCGCAGCCCTTTGGATCGCCGGGGCGCAGGATGGGAGTCAGTTACACCGAAGGGGTATTCGGGGACCGCAATCCCATCAAGCGCTGGCTGCAGCGGCAGCGCCTGCGCAGCGCGCTCGGTTTCGCGCAGAAAGCCCCCGAAGCGGTCCGCTGCGTGCTCGATTTCGGCGCCGGTAGCGGCGAACTCTGCAAGCACCTGGTGCGCGCCTATCCGAACGCGACCATCATCTGCTACGAGCCCTGCTCGGACCTGCTCGAAGAAGCCCGGACCGAGTTGCGCAGCCTGCCGCGGGTCGAGTTCCACGCCGCCCTCGACACCATCCCGCAAGGACAGGTCGACCTGCTGTTCTGCCTCGAGGTCTTCGAGCATATTCCGCTGTCGATGCGCGCGCAGTCGCTGGCCGAGATCGTGGCGCTGCTGCAGGACGATGGCGAGGCGGTGTTCGGCGTGCCGGTCGAAGTGGGCCTGCCGGCGCTGTACAAGGGGATGTTCCGCATGAGCCGGCGCCATGGCGCCTACGACGCCAGGCTCGGGCACGTCCTGATGGCGACCCTCGGCATGCCGCCCAAGGACCGGCCGCTCGGTCGCCTGCCGCCCGACGTCGAGGTCCATCACGAGCACATGGGTTTCGATCACCGGGTGTTCCGCCGGGACCTGGCGGCGCGCTTCGCCGTGAAAATGGCGAGCGCCAGCCCGTTCCCGGTGCTCGGAACGGCGTTTTGCCCGGAAGCCTACTTTGTCGTGGAAAAGCGCGTGCTCAGGAAGCGCGACGCGGCAACGCGCTAGCCTCGTCGGCCGGCGGGTTGGCGCGCCAGAAGCGGTACAGGCGCAGCGCCACATGGGCGTCGTCGGCCGCATACAGCACCTGCTTTTCGCTCAGTTGCGGCAGAGCCCAGTTGGTGGTGGTGATGCGGCGCGACTTCTGCAGGCGCTGGCCGAAGAAGCGCGCCACGGCGGTCTTGGCGCCGAGGGTGTTGCGCTCGCCGCGCCGGCGCATGGCGGTCGCCAGGTCCAGGACGTTGCACGCGTCGATGCCGAGCTTGGCGCGCAGGCGCTTCAGGTCATCCCCCAGTCCGAACCCGACCTTCAGGATGGCCGCCGATTCGAGCACCGGCTTGAGTACGTCGAGTGCGGTCTGGGCGCTGGCGGCGCTGCCGATCTGGAACAGGTAGGCCAGTTCGTCGGTGGCCAGTTGCACCAGGTGCGGCCCGGTCGAGACTTCGCCCTTCGAGAAGGTCGGCTTGGATTCGGTGTCGAAGCCGATTACGTCGGCCTGCGACAGCGCCGCCAGCGCGGCGGCCGCATCGCGCGGCGTGCGCACGATGCGCACGTCCGCCAGGCGGATGCCGTCGTAGGGCGGCAGCAGTGCTTCCGGGTCGGCGGCGCTCGGTGCCGGCATCAGGAGCGCGAGAACTTGGCCGCGAGGGCGTTCAGCTTGTCCTGGCGCTGGCGGTTTGCCTCTTCGGTAGCGGCGGCTTCGCGCTCGGCCTTCTTGCGGTCGGCCTCCTTCTTGAAGCGCTGCTGCAGCTGTTCCTTGGCGTGCTGGCGGTGGGTGTCGGTCACCTCGGCGCCCGGGGTGCCGTCCAGGTCGTGGCGCAGCTTGGCCTTTTCCATGGCGCGCAGGTAGCGCATCGAGCCGGTGTGGATGCCGAGCGCGGCGCGCATGGTCTTGCGGTCCAGGCCGGGCATGCGTGCCAGCAGTTGCTTGTCGATGCCGATCGCCAGCGGCAGGCAGTCGCGGAAAGCCGGGAATTCCTGCTGGAGCTGCTTGAGCAGGGCGCGTGCCGACGTGGCCGGCGCGGCCGCAGGGGCCGGGCTTGCGGCGCCGCCGGGCGCGGGCGCGGTGGCGGACGTGTCGGCGGACGATTCGGCAGACGATTCGGCGGACGTGTCAGCGGACGATTCGGCGGACAGTGAAGCCGGCGTCTCGGAAGTGGCAGGAGCGTTGTGGTCGACGGTCTCGGCAGCGGTATTGGTATTCATTGACTTCAAGGTAAGAACGGGAATGCGAAGGATAGCACGGCGCCCGGACACCGGTGCCGGCCGTATTGTACTAGTTTCATTTATCTTGAGAATTAGATTGGAAGCGAGCGCAAGTGCGGCAGGCGTGCAGGCATGAAATCGTGTATGATCCGCCTCTTGCCTTGCGCACGGTTTGCGCCGTCGCAGACCGGCCGGGAGATCGGCCAAGGGGGCAGTCATATTCAAGCTGGTGATATCCCATATGGGATATTTCAATTATCACCAATTCTTGCAATGCGGCATAATATCGCCTCCTTTTGTTCTTTCCTGAACATGAGATGCAAGCCCGTTTCACCCGACGGGCTTTTTTTCGTTCCGACATGCACACCGTGACTTTAAACACCGTTCATTCCTTGTTAGTTCGCCGCCATCGCACTAAAAGTGCAGGGCGATCGGGGGAATGTGTGCTTGAAGTCCGCGTATCCGCCCTCAGGTAGGGCCACTTCCGCGCCCACATCCACACCCGGACCCGCACGCGGGTCCCGCTGACATTGACTCGCAGGCGCGTCGTGCGCCTCGACTGGAGAGAGTTTTACTATGAAAAACACCGCCAAGACACTGACACTGACCGCCAAGAAAGCGCCCGCCAAGGCTACGGCACAGCTGGCAGTGCCGAAAACCGCGACCTCCTACTTCCTCGAGACGGAAGCGGCGGCCAAGGTGACGGTGGTGAAGACCCGCTCGCGCCTGGCGTCGGCAAAAG includes:
- a CDS encoding dihydrofolate reductase family protein; translated protein: MGRLIFSINLTLDGCLDHREGIADDETHAFFTRLMDQAGAMLWGRVTYEMMESYWPGVACGAVQAAPAMREWALRLEAKPKYVVSSTRTDFPWTHSHHIAGELRTGIQRLKDATPKGLLLGSGKLAAELERLELIDEYQFLIHPRIAGHGPTLYESGLHGTRRLELVSATPLSNGAVAMHYRRAR
- a CDS encoding cytochrome c, producing the protein MKKLALALVALVSLAALAIAVAWPREEFVPSTSPQAWAATPENIARGAYLARAGDCVACHTARGGAEYAGGRALDTPFGRLYGPNLTPDPDTGIGRWSADDFWNALHNGKSRDGRLLYPAFPYPNYTRVARTDADALFAYLRSLPPRRQPNKAHELDFPYNQQALLAGWRLLYFRPAGFTPQPARGAEWNRGAYLVEGLGHCSACHSSRNRLGATGEALSGGLMPTSGWYAPSLTAGGEAGVGDWDREHIVALLGTGVSPRGAATGPMAEVVARSLQHLTRADLGAMATYLKSLPATEAPVRESGERASEPLLAEGRRLYGAYCVDCHGADGKGKAPAYPPLAGNRAVSLSPPVNAIRMVLNGGFPPGTAGNPRPYGMPPFSHELNDAQVAAVLTYVRASWGNAAPPVAVPDVNRYRSVPLD
- a CDS encoding cytochrome c4, with product MLVAAMLFAATPPAAAAPQGPPDTLAQRLLACASCHARVDARGDPVNDSYFPRLQGKPAGYLYNQLLNFREGRRQYPLMTYLVEHLPDAYLREIAGHFAAQPPAAHAAAAPTVSPQVLERGRHIVMNGDGARKIPACVACHGQRLTGVEPTIPGLLGLPRDYVNAQFGAWRNKARRAHAPDCMAQITARLSLDEVNAVASWLAAQPVPSDPRPAASIARPLPLACGSAPEQP
- a CDS encoding class I SAM-dependent methyltransferase, with amino-acid sequence MGVSYTEGVFGDRNPIKRWLQRQRLRSALGFAQKAPEAVRCVLDFGAGSGELCKHLVRAYPNATIICYEPCSDLLEEARTELRSLPRVEFHAALDTIPQGQVDLLFCLEVFEHIPLSMRAQSLAEIVALLQDDGEAVFGVPVEVGLPALYKGMFRMSRRHGAYDARLGHVLMATLGMPPKDRPLGRLPPDVEVHHEHMGFDHRVFRRDLAARFAVKMASASPFPVLGTAFCPEAYFVVEKRVLRKRDAATR
- a CDS encoding 3'-5' exonuclease domain-containing protein 2 codes for the protein MPAPSAADPEALLPPYDGIRLADVRIVRTPRDAAAALAALSQADVIGFDTESKPTFSKGEVSTGPHLVQLATDELAYLFQIGSAASAQTALDVLKPVLESAAILKVGFGLGDDLKRLRAKLGIDACNVLDLATAMRRRGERNTLGAKTAVARFFGQRLQKSRRITTTNWALPQLSEKQVLYAADDAHVALRLYRFWRANPPADEASALPRRAS
- a CDS encoding ProQ/FinO family protein, encoding MNTNTAAETVDHNAPATSETPASLSAESSADTSAESSAESSADTSATAPAPGGAASPAPAAAPATSARALLKQLQQEFPAFRDCLPLAIGIDKQLLARMPGLDRKTMRAALGIHTGSMRYLRAMEKAKLRHDLDGTPGAEVTDTHRQHAKEQLQQRFKKEADRKKAEREAAATEEANRQRQDKLNALAAKFSRS